Genomic window (Bacillus sp. (in: firmicutes)):
GACACCGCCTATAAGTAAGACAAGCAAACTGAAGAAGCTGACAATATATTTCATGGGCAAGCCACCTCTAACATGCTAATATATGTATTATGTATATAGAAAGGATGATCAAAATGACACAACAATTTGTCGAGCTAGGACAAGGTTATGGAGATATTTATGAATTGTGTGAATTGATCCGCACAAACGAAAAACGATTCCATAATGCCTTTTTGTTTATATCTTATAAAGGAAACGAAGCGTACGCTTCCCCAGCTGTAGCCTTTCAACCGGTCGGCGATGGCAACTTTATGCCTATATACATATGCCGTGAAGGAATCCCTTATAATCCCGGAAAACCTTCCAAAAGGCTGCAATTATTTGAAGAAGCATTAAAAGAAATCGGCAAGGAAGCGATTCCGATGGACAT
Coding sequences:
- a CDS encoding methylthioribose kinase is translated as MTQQFVELGQGYGDIYELCELIRTNEKRFHNAFLFISYKGNEAYASPAVAFQPVGDGNFMPIYICREGIPYNPGKPSKRLQLFEEALKEIGKEAIPMDIKHSCYYAETILFYQHLIGVLRMNRLIPPLD